Sequence from the Herbaspirillum sp. meg3 genome:
TGTGCGGATCGTGAAACGCGCTCTTAAACAGGACGTTAACTATAGCGTCTATGTTGATCGCGTTCCAACAACTATTAACGCCTAACCTAATAACCACGGGCTATGACAGATTCACGCGCCGCTGAACGCAAGAAGTTGGCAGGACGACAAATGAGAGGAAGGTGAAAGCAAAACGACGATGCCGGTGAGGTCATCGTCGTTAAGAGAGCAGAGAGACGAGAAAGCTGTGAAGTTGTTAGCGGACGGCTTGCAAGCTTTGCAGGAACTGTTCCGCGTTCTGATAGCCGATTACCCGCTTGCCAGGTAATTCGCGTCCCTGCCGGTCAAACAGGATGATGCCCGGTGGCCCGAAGAGCTGAAAACGTTTAAGCATGGCTTTGTCGTCGGCATTGTTGGCGGTGACATCGATCTGCAGCAAGACCATTTTCGAGAACTGTTCACGTACACGGGCATCGGTGAAGGTGAATTTTTCCATCTCTTTGCAGGAGACGCACCAGTCTGCATAGAAGTCCAGCAGTGCCGGTTTGCCGCCGGTCTGCGCCAGGGCGGCATCCAGTTCGGCAATCGAGCGTACGCGCACGAAGTCGGTATGTGCGACCTGAGTAGCACTACCACCACGCAAGTGCGAAAGAGGCGCCAATGCATCCCGTCCGCCGGTGGCGACGCTGACCAGTTGCAGCAATCCCAGGGCGGCAAACACCAGACCGAAAGCACGTGAGATCCAGCGTGCCGGCTGCCGCCACAGCAGATAGGCGCCGTAGGCGATACCCAGTACCGCCCAGCCCGCAACGAACAACCACGCCGGGATGACCGGCGAGACCATCCACAATGCCGTCGCCAGCATCAGCACGCCGAAGAACCGTTTGACCGATTCCATCCACGCCCCCGCGCGCGGCAACAAGGTGCCGGCCGATGCGCCGATGACCAGCAAAGGTACGCCCATGCCGAGCGCCATGGCGAACAAGGCGCTGCCGCCGAGCACCACGTCGCGTGTCTGGCTGATGTAGAGCAAGGTGCCGGCCAGCGGTGCCGCGACGCACGGCCCGACGATCAATGCGGAGATTGCCCCCATGACAAAGATGCCGGCCAGCTTGCTGCCGCCCCGCTGTTCGGACGCCTGCGTCAGTTTTGATTGCAGCGCCGCAGGCACCTGCAACTGATAGAAATCAAACATCGACAGCGACAACCCAATCATCAGCAGTGCGAACAAACCAAGCACCCAGGGGTTCTGCAATGCGGCGGAAAGGCCTTCACCGATCATGCCGGCGGCGACACCGAGAGCCGTGTAGACCAGCGCCATCCCAAGCACATACGTCGCCGACAACAGCAGGCCGCGTCCGCGACTGGACTGCGCGCCTTCACCCACGATGATGGATGACAAGATGGGCACCATCGGCAATACACATGGCGTGAATGACAGGCCGATGCCAAACAGGAAGAACAAGGACAACACGGCCAGCAGTTTGCCGCTCTTGAGGACTGCTGCGATCTTGTCCATGTCGGAGGCATCCGCTCCAACCGCACCGTCCGCGTTTGATGGATTAGCTGCTTTGACGACTTGCCCGACAGCGTCCGGCGACATGGTTGCGACGGTATCCATCGGCGGATAGCACAAGCCCTGGTCGGCGCAGCCCTGGCCGGTTGCAGTCAGTTTGAAAGAGCCGGTGGCATCAACCGGGATACGAATGCTGACGCTGTTGCGATAGGTTTCAACTTCCTTCTGGAAGTTGTCGTCGTACTTCACCTTACCGTGCGGAAAATCAGGCTGGCCGAGCGTCGCGCCTTCCGCTTTGAAATGGAAACGATCGCGATACATGTAATAACCGTCGGCAATCGCATAGTTGATTTCCAGCGTCTTCGCGTCGAGCATCGTGGCGGAAAACTTGAACGCGACTTCGGGGGCCAGATAATCCTCTGCATGCGCGGTCGAGGGCGCCATCAACAATACTGCCGACATGGTTGCAACGATAGCGACGAACAACTGCAGCGCAGTGAGCCAGTTTTTCCAGCTTCCTCGTTTTCCCGATTGGTCTGATTGTCCCCATTCGGCACCGCTTCGCGCGGCAACCTGCAAACACTTAAACATTCAACTCTTTCCTTGTTTCTGCAACGATCCAGTTCAGGTAGGCCGGCAAACCGGCCGCGATCGGGATCGCAATAATCTCTGGCACATCATACGGGTGCGCGGCTTTGATCGCCGCTTCCAGTTCGGCGTAGCGCGCCTGCGTCGTCTTGACCATCAGCGTAACCTCGCTGGCGTGCTCGATGGCCCCCTGCCATTGATATACCGACTGTACCGCAGGCATGATATTGATACAGGCGGCCAGCCTCTTTTCCACCAGAGTACGCGCCATGCTGTTGGCCAGCTCGGTGTCCGGTACATTGCTCAAGACGAGCAGAGTTTGTTCCATGGCAATTCTCTCCGAAAGTGGCGTTGCAACCGGCATCAAAAACGACGGCGCGTAAAAATCATCGCCACATAAAAACCGCCGCAACAATACACTGCCAATATCGCCAGATCCAGCAAAGGTGTCTGCGGCCAG
This genomic interval carries:
- the dsbD gene encoding protein-disulfide reductase DsbD produces the protein MFKCLQVAARSGAEWGQSDQSGKRGSWKNWLTALQLFVAIVATMSAVLLMAPSTAHAEDYLAPEVAFKFSATMLDAKTLEINYAIADGYYMYRDRFHFKAEGATLGQPDFPHGKVKYDDNFQKEVETYRNSVSIRIPVDATGSFKLTATGQGCADQGLCYPPMDTVATMSPDAVGQVVKAANPSNADGAVGADASDMDKIAAVLKSGKLLAVLSLFFLFGIGLSFTPCVLPMVPILSSIIVGEGAQSSRGRGLLLSATYVLGMALVYTALGVAAGMIGEGLSAALQNPWVLGLFALLMIGLSLSMFDFYQLQVPAALQSKLTQASEQRGGSKLAGIFVMGAISALIVGPCVAAPLAGTLLYISQTRDVVLGGSALFAMALGMGVPLLVIGASAGTLLPRAGAWMESVKRFFGVLMLATALWMVSPVIPAWLFVAGWAVLGIAYGAYLLWRQPARWISRAFGLVFAALGLLQLVSVATGGRDALAPLSHLRGGSATQVAHTDFVRVRSIAELDAALAQTGGKPALLDFYADWCVSCKEMEKFTFTDARVREQFSKMVLLQIDVTANNADDKAMLKRFQLFGPPGIILFDRQGRELPGKRVIGYQNAEQFLQSLQAVR
- the cutA gene encoding divalent-cation tolerance protein CutA encodes the protein MEQTLLVLSNVPDTELANSMARTLVEKRLAACINIMPAVQSVYQWQGAIEHASEVTLMVKTTQARYAELEAAIKAAHPYDVPEIIAIPIAAGLPAYLNWIVAETRKELNV